One Pseudomonas sp. FP1742 genomic window carries:
- a CDS encoding type VI secretion system tip protein VgrG — protein MFNSANETHFSLTVEDYVGDLQVLSFTGTEGISQPYRFYLELVSENPDLDLEKLLHKQAFLAFDPKGSGIHGQIYRVAQGDAGKRLTRYKVSLVPHLQYLHHRTNQRIYQQMSAPKIIALILEEHGIKGNAYKFQLSQPCPDRDYCVQYDETDLHFVQRLCEEEGIHYHFQHSEKAHLLVFGDDQTVFPKLGQPTAYVQGSGMVADEPVIKGFKLRLETRTGRVTRRDYDFEKPNLRLEAGYKPDGESTEPDLEDYDYPGRFLDRARGKFLSQRALERHRADYQQAEGHGDQTTLVSGHFLEISDHPRTEWNDLWLLTEIVHEGKQPQVLEEAVTSDTTDNKDDFHQGYRNRFLATPWNVFYRPALEHPKPRVLGSQTAMVTGPKGEEIHCDPYGRIKVQFHWDREGLADDKTSCWMRVSSSWAGDRYGAIAIPRIGMEVLVTFLEGDPDQPLVTGCLYHKENQVPYDLPANKTRTVFKTLSSPGGGGYNELRIEDKKGAEQIFIHAQRDWDENIEHDQKIRVGNERHDTVVKNTYTELKAEEHRTTIADRKTEARMDDHLTVGQNQHIKLGTAQLTSAGKEIHLKAGDKIVIEAGMELTVKAGGSFIKLDAGGVTVVGPVVKINAGGSAGSGTGIGIKPPVLPGAADKDKVGSLMDQALGNAVPEKVKPTVDYPFSL, from the coding sequence ATGTTCAACTCAGCTAACGAAACGCACTTCAGCCTGACCGTCGAAGACTATGTGGGCGACCTGCAAGTGCTGTCGTTCACCGGCACCGAAGGCATCAGCCAGCCGTATCGCTTCTACCTGGAACTGGTCAGTGAAAACCCCGACCTGGACCTGGAAAAGCTCCTGCACAAGCAGGCTTTTTTGGCCTTCGATCCAAAGGGTTCCGGCATCCACGGCCAGATCTACCGCGTCGCCCAAGGCGATGCCGGCAAGCGCCTGACCCGCTACAAAGTCTCCCTGGTGCCGCACCTGCAATACCTGCATCACCGCACCAACCAGCGCATCTACCAGCAGATGTCGGCGCCGAAAATCATCGCGCTGATCCTCGAAGAACACGGCATCAAAGGCAACGCCTACAAATTCCAGTTGAGCCAGCCGTGCCCGGACCGCGACTACTGCGTGCAATACGACGAAACCGACCTGCACTTCGTCCAGCGCCTGTGCGAAGAGGAAGGCATTCACTACCACTTCCAGCACAGCGAAAAAGCCCACCTGCTGGTGTTCGGTGACGACCAGACCGTGTTCCCCAAACTCGGCCAGCCCACCGCCTACGTGCAAGGCAGCGGCATGGTCGCCGACGAGCCGGTGATCAAAGGCTTCAAACTGCGCCTCGAAACCCGCACCGGCCGCGTCACCCGCCGCGACTACGACTTCGAAAAGCCCAACCTGCGACTCGAAGCCGGCTATAAACCCGACGGCGAAAGCACCGAACCGGACCTCGAAGACTACGACTACCCCGGCCGCTTCCTCGACCGTGCCCGCGGCAAATTCCTCAGCCAACGTGCCCTTGAACGCCACCGCGCCGACTACCAGCAAGCCGAAGGCCATGGCGACCAGACCACCCTCGTCAGCGGCCACTTCCTGGAAATCTCCGACCACCCGCGCACCGAGTGGAACGACCTCTGGCTGCTCACCGAAATCGTCCATGAAGGCAAACAGCCGCAAGTGCTCGAAGAGGCGGTGACCAGCGACACCACCGACAACAAAGACGACTTCCACCAGGGCTACCGCAACCGCTTCCTCGCCACCCCGTGGAACGTGTTCTACCGCCCGGCCCTGGAACACCCAAAGCCACGCGTCCTCGGCAGCCAGACCGCCATGGTCACCGGCCCCAAAGGCGAAGAAATCCACTGCGACCCATACGGCCGCATCAAAGTGCAATTCCATTGGGACCGCGAAGGCCTGGCCGACGACAAAACCAGCTGCTGGATGCGCGTCTCATCGAGCTGGGCCGGCGACCGCTACGGCGCCATCGCCATCCCGCGCATCGGCATGGAAGTACTCGTCACCTTCCTCGAAGGCGACCCCGACCAACCGCTGGTAACCGGTTGCCTGTACCACAAGGAAAACCAGGTTCCCTACGACCTGCCAGCGAACAAAACCCGCACCGTCTTCAAAACCCTCAGCTCACCGGGGGGCGGCGGGTACAACGAACTGCGGATTGAAGACAAGAAAGGGGCGGAGCAGATCTTCATCCATGCCCAGCGGGATTGGGATGAAAACATCGAGCACGACCAGAAGATTCGCGTGGGGAATGAACGCCACGACACGGTGGTGAAGAACACCTACACCGAGCTGAAGGCCGAAGAACATCGCACCACGATTGCCGACCGCAAGACTGAAGCGCGGATGGATGATCACCTGACGGTGGGGCAGAACCAGCACATCAAGCTGGGGACTGCTCAGCTGACCAGTGCCGGGAAGGAGATTCACCTGAAGGCTGGGGACAAGATTGTTATCGAGGCTGGGATGGAGCTCACGGTTAAGGCCGGTGGGAGTTTCATCAAGCTCGATGCGGGTGGGGTTACCGTGGTTGGGCCGGTGGTGAAGATTAATGCTGGTGGGTCGGCTGGGAGTGGGACCGGGATTGGGATTAAGCCACCGGTGCTTCCGGGGGCGGCGGATAAGGATAAGGTGGGGAGTTTGATGGATCAGGCGTTGGGGAATGCGGTGCCTGAGAAGGTTAAGCCAACTGTCGATTACCCTTTCTCGCTATGA
- a CDS encoding serine/threonine-protein kinase yields MTEFMPPIDDLLVTEEEANNLTYFAFATSLNGKPHQAKPALAPTRASIGELPDVLAGRYRIERLLGAGGMGAVYRARDLLREQFGDPDPYIALKILSEEFAESPDASALLYSEFTLTRRLRHNNVLRLHTFEVDTDCQRAFITMELMRGLTLDKLLCERPLGLPWFELRDIALPLLDALAYTHARGVLHGDMKPSNVMLSEEGVRLFDFGLGQAEEGILPGLPHLSRDRFNAWTPGYAAPELLEGQPLSASADVYGVACVLYELAGGKHPFRRLPSTEARDGRLDRELHAPRNLPKHCWPALRTALAFDAAKRTITAAQLRDALGATSSLLQRLRLRA; encoded by the coding sequence ATGACTGAATTCATGCCACCGATCGACGACTTGCTGGTGACCGAGGAAGAAGCCAATAACCTGACTTACTTCGCTTTCGCCACGTCGCTAAACGGAAAGCCGCATCAGGCCAAACCTGCGCTGGCGCCGACCCGGGCCAGCATCGGTGAACTGCCCGACGTGCTCGCGGGACGTTACCGCATCGAGCGTCTGCTGGGGGCCGGTGGCATGGGCGCGGTTTACCGTGCGCGGGATCTGCTGCGCGAACAGTTCGGCGATCCCGACCCTTACATTGCGCTGAAAATCCTCAGCGAAGAATTTGCCGAATCGCCGGACGCCAGTGCCTTGCTCTACAGCGAGTTCACCCTGACCCGACGACTGCGCCACAACAACGTGCTGCGTTTGCACACCTTCGAAGTGGACACCGACTGCCAGCGGGCCTTCATCACCATGGAACTCATGCGTGGGCTGACCCTGGACAAATTACTCTGCGAGCGGCCCCTGGGCCTGCCGTGGTTCGAGCTGCGCGACATTGCGCTGCCGCTGCTCGACGCACTGGCCTACACCCACGCTCGCGGCGTGCTGCACGGCGACATGAAACCGAGCAACGTGATGCTCAGCGAAGAGGGCGTGCGCCTGTTCGACTTCGGTCTTGGCCAGGCCGAAGAGGGCATCTTGCCCGGCCTGCCGCACCTGAGCCGCGACCGCTTCAATGCCTGGACCCCCGGCTACGCCGCCCCCGAACTGCTCGAAGGCCAGCCACTCTCGGCCAGCGCAGACGTATACGGCGTGGCCTGCGTGCTCTACGAACTGGCGGGCGGCAAACACCCGTTCCGTCGCTTGCCGTCGACCGAAGCCCGCGACGGGCGCCTCGACCGCGAGCTGCATGCACCTCGAAACCTACCCAAACACTGCTGGCCAGCCCTGCGAACGGCGCTGGCTTTCGATGCGGCCAAGCGCACCATCACCGCCGCCCAATTGCGTGACGCCCTGGGCGCCACTTCGTCTTTGCTGCAACGCCTGCGACTGCGGGCGTAA